In Arthrobacter sp. Soc17.1.1.1, the following are encoded in one genomic region:
- a CDS encoding YegP family protein — MAGRFEIYRDDNHFRFRLTGDDGATLVTSEPFDDKDTTVAGINGIRDCAASALIADLS; from the coding sequence ATGGCAGGACGGTTCGAGATCTACCGTGACGACAACCACTTTCGGTTCCGTCTCACAGGAGATGATGGCGCCACCCTTGTTACCAGTGAGCCCTTCGACGACAAGGACACTACAGTCGCTGGTATCAACGGTATCCGGGACTGCGCTGCCTCGGCGCTCATCGCCGACCTCAGCTAA
- a CDS encoding cation diffusion facilitator family transporter yields the protein MTARRKDPEHGHPQDGRDRGNDENTGKSGNGGNGGTQARFGHTRLPAEQEQALRRGVKFEWITLAFLTVSTGMVYLVLGNSQAMKAAWIEDLLSFLPPIAFLVATRIIRRRPSERHPYGYHRAVGVAHLVAAVALTVMGGYLIVDSGLGLITGEHPTIGGIELFGQTFWLGWLMIIAMLLTAAPPVYLGRVKMKLAKALHDKVLYADADMNKADWMTALAAAVGVAGIGIGWWWADAVAALVISVSILRDGIKNLRGAVAGLMDARATTYDGSAPDPLFHSIDDYLQDLHWVSAARSRVRDEGHVFHVESFIVPAAGNLPSLQVLEEARGTCVGMDWKIQDMVIIPVAELPAEFLPGITSTGGER from the coding sequence ATGACCGCCCGCAGGAAAGATCCCGAACACGGACACCCCCAAGACGGCCGGGACCGTGGGAATGACGAAAACACCGGAAAGAGTGGAAACGGCGGCAACGGAGGGACCCAGGCACGGTTCGGGCACACAAGGCTGCCTGCCGAGCAGGAACAGGCCCTGCGCAGAGGCGTGAAGTTCGAGTGGATCACCCTGGCTTTCCTGACCGTGTCGACCGGCATGGTCTACCTGGTGCTGGGAAACTCTCAAGCGATGAAAGCCGCCTGGATCGAGGACCTGCTCTCCTTCCTGCCCCCGATCGCGTTCCTGGTTGCGACCCGGATCATCCGCCGCCGCCCCTCCGAGCGGCACCCCTACGGGTACCACCGCGCTGTCGGGGTCGCACACCTAGTGGCCGCGGTCGCCCTGACAGTGATGGGTGGGTATTTGATCGTCGACTCCGGGTTGGGACTGATCACCGGGGAGCACCCCACCATCGGCGGCATCGAACTGTTCGGTCAGACGTTCTGGCTGGGCTGGCTCATGATCATCGCGATGCTCCTGACCGCAGCCCCGCCGGTGTATCTCGGTCGGGTGAAGATGAAGCTCGCCAAGGCCCTGCACGACAAGGTCCTGTACGCCGATGCCGACATGAACAAGGCCGACTGGATGACAGCCCTGGCAGCAGCCGTCGGCGTGGCCGGCATCGGCATCGGGTGGTGGTGGGCCGACGCTGTGGCCGCCCTGGTGATTTCCGTCAGTATCCTGCGCGACGGGATCAAGAACCTTCGTGGCGCGGTGGCGGGGCTGATGGATGCCCGTGCCACCACCTATGACGGTTCCGCGCCCGACCCTCTTTTCCACAGCATCGACGACTACCTGCAGGACCTTCATTGGGTGAGTGCCGCTCGTTCCCGCGTCCGGGACGAGGGCCACGTGTTCCACGTCGAGTCCTTCATTGTTCCCGCTGCCGGGAACCTACCGTCATTGCAGGTTTTGGAGGAGGCACGCGGTACCTGCGTCGGGATGGACTGGAAGATTCAGGACATGGTGATCATTCCTGTCGCCGAACTACCCGCGGAGTTCCTGCCAGGAATCACCTCAACAGGCGGGGAACGCTGA
- a CDS encoding transporter substrate-binding domain-containing protein, translating into MGSNGQYTRVSGLLVGLLCCGVLAGCGVSVPSDPDGALERVSGRTMRVGVTDNGEWVRLEQDQNPTGSEPDLVRGFAESLGTEPRWISGSEQELVKSLKDGDVDLVIGGITDDTPWSTDAGMTRPYTESTDEQGKTEKHVMLVPLGENAFLLELDTFLLEQEPTS; encoded by the coding sequence ATGGGTAGCAACGGGCAGTACACGCGTGTTTCCGGGCTTTTGGTGGGGTTGCTGTGCTGTGGGGTGCTTGCCGGTTGTGGGGTGTCCGTGCCATCTGATCCTGATGGGGCTCTTGAGCGCGTGTCCGGGCGGACGATGCGGGTCGGAGTGACCGACAACGGCGAATGGGTGCGCCTGGAGCAGGACCAGAATCCTACCGGTAGCGAGCCGGACCTTGTCCGGGGCTTTGCCGAGTCTCTGGGCACGGAGCCTCGCTGGATCTCCGGCAGCGAACAGGAGCTCGTCAAGAGCCTGAAGGATGGTGACGTGGACCTCGTTATCGGCGGCATCACCGATGACACTCCGTGGTCAACGGATGCTGGGATGACCCGCCCCTACACCGAGAGCACCGATGAACAGGGAAAAACGGAGAAACACGTGATGCTCGTGCCCTTGGGCGAGAACGCGTTCCTTCTGGAACTCGATACGTTCCTGCTCGAGCAGGAACCAACATCATGA
- a CDS encoding CsbD family protein, translating into MGLDDKIGNAADKLGGKGKEAAGNATGDRDLQAEGQGDQAKGDVKQAGEKLKDAFKKD; encoded by the coding sequence GTGGGACTGGACGACAAGATTGGCAACGCCGCGGACAAGCTCGGCGGCAAAGGCAAAGAAGCAGCCGGCAACGCAACAGGAGACCGTGACCTGCAGGCCGAGGGTCAGGGCGACCAGGCCAAGGGCGACGTGAAGCAGGCCGGCGAAAAGCTCAAGGACGCATTCAAGAAAGACTGA